From the Variovorax paradoxus genome, the window GCCGGTGACGGTGAGGGTCTCGGGCACCAGCGCATCGGCAATCGATTCGCCCAGGCTCGCGCCGACATAGCCACCGGCCATGCGCGCGCCCACCACCAGGGCACCCGCCACCAGCGGGCCCGCAAGGCCGCCGGTGCCCACCACCGCGGCCACCGCCACGCCGGCGGCGAAACCCACCGCGATGCCGCCGATCAGCCCGCCTGCGAACTTGGCCCAGAAGCGCGCGTGGGCGTTGGTGTGGGCAATGGGGTCGTGCAGCCGCGCGGCGGGTTTACCGGCCATGGTGTGCGTGCAGCGTCAGGCCGCCCTGGGCTGGAAGCTCGCGAGCGTGCGCTGCCACAGCGCCAGTGCCTCTGCGTCGAAAGGCACGGGGCTGCTGGCGGTGAGCACCAGCACGTCGGGGCTTCCGGCCCGTTGCTGGAACACGGCCTGCCGCTGATACAGGGCCTGCCCGTTCTGCTTGAACTGCGTGGCGAGCTCGATGCCGCGAAGGTTGTGCAGGGGCGATCCGATGGCGACATCGCCGCGCGAGAGTTCCTTCAGCTGGCTCACCTGCCGCGTGAGGTCGCTCATCTGCCGCGCGACGAACTGCGCAAGGTTCTCCTGCGTCCGCAGCGCGTCGCGGCTCACGATGAGCGTGGTGCCCGAACCGTCGGGCATGGCCAGCACGTTCATCGAGCGGTCGACGCGTCCGTCGTCGGGCACGTCGAACTGGCCTTCGTTGATGTGATACCTCATCTCGCTGCTTTCCGGATGTGCGGCGTATGCGGTGTGAGGGTTACGCGGGTTGCACGGGTCATGTGGGATCGAAGGCCACGTGGGCCAGGCAGTCGGGATTGCGCTGCGCGAAGCCGAACGACAGCCGGCCCCAGCCGAGCGCGGCGGTGTAGCTGGTCGACTCGTCGAGCGAGCGGCCGCGCGGCACGTCGGTGAGGTCCAGCGCGGCGTAGTGCTGGCGCACTTCGGGCATCGGCACGCAGCGCCCCGCCATGTCGAGCACCAGGAAGCCCGGGTGCGCGCCTTCGCGCTTGATGCGCAGGTCGATGCGCGCCAGCTCGGTGCCGTCCGCCAGCCGCACCGGCGTGCCCTCGAAGAACCGGAAGACGTCCCCGCCCTCTGCATGCGTGTCGCGCAGGGTGGTGCCGAGCGTGCGGCCGACGCCCTGCATGGAAAACGGCAGCTGCGCGGCGAGCGCGTCGATGGCCTGCCAGAGCGTGAGGTGGGTGTTTCCGGTCATGGCGGTCTCAATGCTTGCCGGCATAGCTCTTGTCGTAGGAGTTGCCGTAGTACTGCGTGTACGGCTCGCCGGTGGTCGACGTGTTCAGCGTGCCGTAGTACTTGCCGGCGGCAGCCCGCGCGGCCTCGCGCGTACCGCCCTTGAGCATGCCGTTGTAGGCATCGTTGAAGGCGGCCACGTTGGCCGGGTTCGATCCCTTGAGGATGTCGACCTTGGCCGCGCGCCACACCTCGCGTTGCACCTGGATCTGGTTCAACGCGGCCTCGCCCTCGGAGCCCAGCATGCTGTTGACGAAAGCCGACTTCGAGGACACGTCGGGCTTGAACCGGTACGAATACACCGCGTGCCCGACCTCGTGCGAGAGCGATGCGGCGGTCCGGTAGGGGTCGCTCGCCTCGTTGCTGTCGATCACGATCTTCTTGACGCCCGGACTGGTGTTGGCATACGTGCCTCCGCCGGCCGCGCCATAGCCGATCTTCCATCCCTGGCCCTGCAGGAACTTGAGCTGCCGCTGCAGCGTGGGCGACCGCGCCGCGATGGCGTCGACGCCGGTGCCCAGCCCGGTCCTGGCGTAGCCGGGCGGCGCCGCCGCAGGCACGCTGCGCTCGCTGGCCTCGGCCGACGTGGCGGCTGCTGCGGGCGCCACCGGCACGGCGTCCTCCGTGGTGGCTTCCTCGCTCTGGCTGCCGATGGGTGCCTCGCAGTTCAGGAAGATCTTGCCGCCGCGCTGGTCGAGGTCTTCGGTGAAATTGACGAGGCCCTTCACGCCGTTGATCTTCACCGTGCCGTCGGCCAGCAGCACGATCGACGACTTCCCGCAGATGAGCGAGATGCTGGTCTTGCCGGTGACGAACACGTCCTGCTCGGCCGCCTGGATCACCACCGACTTGCGGCCAGTGACGGTGGCGTTGTTCTCGGTGGAGGTGACGGAGGCATCGGTCTTCGACACCAGGTTGATGGCACCGGCGCTGGCATGCGAGACGATATCGCCGCCCGACACCACGTTGACCTGGCCGCCCTCGCTCACCTGCGTGAACATGCCTCCGGCCACCAGCTGCGTGAGCTGCGCGCCGGTGGTCAGGGTCATGGCGGAGGTGGCGCGCACCGACACGCTCTGCCCCGAGCTGACGACGATCGGCTTGGGGCTGATCATGGTCTGCCCCTCGGGGCTCACGATGGAGACCACGGGCTTGTCGATCTTGCGCGACAGGTCGAGCATCTGCTGCGCGTCGGCCATGGCGGGGTCGGGGTTGTCCGAGACACCCGCCTCGGGCATGCCGCCCGCCGCCAGAGCCGCGACGGCCTGCGTCACGCCACCGGCCGACTGCACGCCCTGCACCAGCCCCATGAGCTGCTGGTTCTTTCCCTGCGCCATGGAACTCACCAGCGCCCTGGTGGACGACAGCGCCTGCCCCGCCGACTGCATGAGCGCGTTGCTCTGCGCCAGCGTGGCGCCCATGTGCTCATGGCCGTCGGGGTTGTCGCGGGAGACCTTCTGCGCGTAGTCCTGCGTGTAGGTGGTCAGCAGCAGGCCCTTGTCGGCGCGGATGGAGCCCCACTCGTTGGTGCGCAGCTCGAAGCCGTAGCTGCGCTGCACGCCCGAGCCCTGGTTCATCAGGTAGCCCATGTGCAGGTGGGTGTTGCCGTGGTCGGTCGACAGCTCGATGTGCTCGGTGCCGCGGCTGTCCTCGAAGCGCAGCATGTGCTTGCCGCCGCCGCCCTTGCTCCAGTTCGTCTGGAAGCCGGTCTGCGTCTTGTGGCGCGGCAGCTCCCACGGCGGCATCTGCGCGGCGTTGTAGACGCAGCCGGTCACGATCGGGTGGTCAGGGTCGCCGTTGAGAAAGTCGACGATCACTTCCTGCCCGATGCGCGGAATGTGCATGGCGCCGTAGTTGCTGCCGGCCCAGGTCTGCGACACGCGGATCCAGCACGAGGAGTTCTCGTCGCGCCGGCCGTAGCGGTCCCAGTGGAACTGCACCTTGATGCGGCCGTACTCGTCGGTGTGGATCTCCTCGCCTTCCGGGCCCACCACCACCGCGGTCTGCGGCCCGGTGGTGCGCGGACGGGGTGTGTTGCGCGCGGGGCGGTACGGCGCGCTGTCGGGCAGCACGTCGAAGGCCTGCCGGTAGCTCGTGCTGCTGGTCGATTCGCTGTAGGCGGCGTCGGCCGCGCCCACCACGCGCAGGGCGTTCTCCTGGAAGTCGTGGCTCACCGACTCGATCAGGTAGCGCCGGTTGTCCTCGGCATTGGGGTGGCGCGCCAGCTCGAACAGGTAGCCCGGCGCCATGTGGCGCAGGTTGCCTTCGGCGGAGACGAGCTCGCGGCGGCCGGCCAGTTGCTCCAGCCGCAGCCGCGCGTAGTTCTCGCCATCGCCCAGCTCGGTGTAGCCGCCGGGCCAGTCATAGATTTCGAAGTCGTCGCGGCTGTGGCCGGCCGGCTGCCGGCGCAGGGTGTCGATCTCGGCGTTGGGCTTCCTGAAGTCGTAGTCGTCGGCCGCGAAATTGCCCGGCGCGATGTCCTCGCCATGGCGCCAGTTGTCGATGAAGTCCTGCTCGAGGATCTGCGCCGCGAGCACGCCCGCGTGGTACGGCACCTTCACCGGACCGCTGGGCAGCGGCACGTGCGAGTCGGGTCCGTCGCACAGCACCAGCTGGTGGCTGCCCTTGGCGTGCGAGAAGAAGTAGTAGATGCCTTCCTGCTCCATCAGCCGGCTGACGAAGTTGAAGTCGGTCTCGGCGTACTGCACGCAGTACTCCCAGGTGCGGTAGTTGCCGGCCAGCCTCGCATCGATGGCGAAACCGTAGGGCGCGAGCACCTCCTGCAGGATCTGCGGCGCGGTCTTGAACTGGAAGATCCTGAAGTCCGAGCGCCGCGTGGCATACCAGAGCCAGGGCCGCAGCGTGGCCTCGTACACGCACATGTCGCCGTCGTCCTTGCCCACGCAGGCAAAGCGCGTGACCTGTCCACTGATGAAGCGCGTGCCCGGCCCGCCCAGCTCGGTGGCCAGGTTGACCTCGATGGTCATGTCTTCGCCGAGCATGCGCTTGGGCGCGATGCCGGCCATGTCGCTCACGAGCCGCACGCGCGACTCGAAGAGCGTGGAGATGGCCTCCTGCCCCGTCATCGAACGGAACTTGAGGCGCTCGCCCAGCGCACTGTGGGCGATGAAGCTGCGGGTCATTTCCAGGCGCTGCGCCGGGGAAGATCAGGCTTCCTTGTTTTCCTTGATGTTCCAGCCCAGGACCGTCTCGGCGCCCTTGCCGCCCTTGTCGGTCTGCTCCCAGTACTGCTGCTTCACCTTCGCGGCCTGGAAGGCGTACTGCACGAACACGGCATCGGAGCCCTGCTCGGCCGTGTACTGCACCGAGGTGACCAGCACTTCCTCGAGCGTGACGCGCGTGTATTCGATCTGCGAGCCGCCTGCCTTGCACACCGACACCTCGACCTTGGCAAGGTGCTTGCCGCTGGCGCAGTTCTTCAGCACGGCAGGCGCGGCCTTGTCGATGCGCGCGAGCACCTGCAGGTCGTTGAAGCTGGCCTTGCCCACGCCGCCACCGCCGCCGCTGACCATGTTGCCGGGCTGGGTGGCGCCCCACGAGAACGACTTGATGTCGCTCCAGTCCTTGTGGTTCGAGTCCTTCGATTCGCCGTTTGCGCTCTCGACGCGCATGAACATGTCGACTGCCATTTGCTCAACTCCCTTGGTTTCGTGTGCCCACGGGCACGGTTGCTTACGGTGACCTTCTGATGTCGGCTTCCGCGTGCCGGTGACACGGCAGCGGGAGCCCCGGATGCGAAATCGGCACGTGACAGCGGATGCCTTCGCAGGAGCCCGAACCTTAGGGGAAGCCCGCAGTGCACGCCAGTGCACAAAGGCACGAGAAAAAAGGACTACAGGAATCGACCCGAAAGCCTGCCAGAGCGGAAGAAACGACTACTCACGGGCTTTCAATGCATCCATTCGGCTGAATTCCAGGCGACGCTGTCGCCGTCACTGCACGGCGGTGCGTCGCCGATGCAGGGCGACCCTCAACGGCCCCAGTCGTCCTGCAACAGGCGCGCACGGATGTTCGGCCTGTCCGGCCTGTCCGGCCTGTCCGGCGTGTCCAGGTGCAGCGGCCAGGCTGGCGACGGCACGGCGCCGGGGTCGAGCGCCCCGGACAATGCCGCCTCGGTGGCGAGCTCGGATTTCCACAGCACCTTGTCGCGGTACACCAGCAACCAGGGCAGATCGTCGGGAATGCTGTCGCCCACGAACTCCGCGTGGTCCTCGAGGTCGAGCCACAGCCAGACCTCGCCGGCATTCGCGCCCTGCGCCGCACGGTCGAACACCGGCCGGAACTCCCTGCATTTGCGGCACCAGCTCTCTGCGGCCAGCAGCACGACGAGGAAGGAGCCGGGTTGGCGAAGCCTTCCGGCGATGGTCGCGGCGTCGCTCCACGGGTCCAGCATGTCGAAGCTCATGGCGAAGGCGGCGTGCGCCGCAAGGTGTGAAAGCCGACGCGCGCCTGCGCATGGCCCGGTTGCAGGAAATACAGGGCCGTCGAGGCCAGTGCATGCAGTTCGACCGCCGTGCCGTCGGCCAGCAGCCGATCGGCCAGCTCCACCGTCAGCGGCTGGCCGAGCAGGATGCGCCCCCCGGTTGGTGCGTCGACATGGACCGCATTCACTGCGGCGATGTCGGGAAGCGGCAACGTGTCGTCACCGTCGAGCGCTGCGCTCACCGCGCCCTCGCGCGTCAGGGGCGACGCGCGGGCTGGAAGCGGCAGCCCCGTCAGCGTCTGCCACACCCAGCCCGCATACGCGGCGCTCTCCGGCTGCGCCATCTGCCGCACGACGTAGGGCAGATGCGCGGGATCGCCGTGGCTGAGTGCGAAACCCAGCCCCAGCCGCGACGGTAGGAATTCGAACAGGCCCGGAAGGTTGCCGTGTCCATGCGGTGCCATCCAGCCGAAGCATCGGACCCAGCGGTTCAATCGCCGCTGCGCCTGCCTGCGCTCCCAACCCGTTGCCGACGAGAGAACGGACGCCTGCGAAGCGATGCTCTGCCACAGCGCCGCGGTGGCCGGGCCTCCGGTGGCACGACGCCCGGCATGAAGCGCGATGGCGGCCTCTGCGCGCACCGGTGCGGCCGATGCACCAGGAGTGCCAAGCAGGCCTTGCAGCAGCAACATCGACGTTTCATCTCCGGGCACCACCGGCGCGGCGCGGCATGCGGCGGCCGCGACGTGCATGCTGGAACTGCGCAGGTAGTGCGACACGGGGTGGGCCAGCGAACGGACGCCGTTGGCTCCGCGCAGCACAGCCGCGCGCAATGCAGCGACCTGTGCAATCTCGTTGTCCGGCGCGCCACTGAGCATGCGCAGCGAGCGGCTCGCCGCGTCCGCGGGCAGGCAGGCCAGTGCACCGATCAAGCCGCGCAGCAGCACCGCCGGCTGGCGCGCAACCAGCTGCATCACCGCGGCCAGCGCCGCGGCGTCGTCCCGGCGCAGCGAAAGCCAGGCGGCCACGTAGGCTTCTCCTGGCTTCATCCACCGGTCGAGCGCCTTGAATGCGGCGAGCTGGCCAATCTCTCCCGCCACGAAGAGGCCGTCCAGGTGCGCCCCGAGCAGGCCCTGAAAGCGCGCGATGCCTTCGAGGCCGATGCGCGGCGACATGGCCGCCGCGTCGAGCTGCGTCCAGTAGAAGGCCGCGTCCTCGGCATGGCGCCGCACGAGCGCATCGATCGTCCGCGGTGGAGACCGCGGCACAGAAGCCACCGGCAAGGTCACGGCTCCATCTCGTTGCGATTGAAGATGGCATGCCACGCGGCGCCGTCGTGAAACGCCGCACCGTGCATGCCTGCCATCAGCAACATGCCGCCGGCCGCCGACAGGTTGCCGGCGCAGACCGTGATCTCGGAAGGCAGCTCGAGCCGGGTCACGGTGTTCCCGTCGATCTGCCACAGGCCGTGGTCGCTGGTTGCCCACACCTTGCCGGCGTGCCAGACGATGTCCTTGAACGGCAGCGTCATGTCGCCGCGATGGACGAGCGTCCATTCCTGGCCACGGCCGCGGAACACGGAACCCGACTGCGCGCCGATGTACACCTGCCCGTCGCCCGCGCAGCACACCGAATGCATCAGCATGTTCGAGGGAAAGGCGAGCTGGGTCCAGCGGCTTCCGTCGCAATGCCAGACGCGGCCACGGCCCGCCACGGCGTACAGGTCGCTGGCCGAGAAGCCGTCGATGTCCTCGAAGGCCATGTTGGCCGAGCGATCGGCATCGTCGGCATCGGCCCGGGTTTCCAGCGGCAGATCGAGGGCCAGCGATTCCCAGTCGTCGAGGCCCCGGCGGCGGCACACGGTGTGCCCGCTGCCGACGACGTAGAGCTGGCCGTGGACCATGCGGATGCGCTGCACGGCGCCTCGGCGCGGGCCTTCCCTGCGCTTGGGGATCGGCGACTCGAAGTCCGAACTCCCTCCTCCGCGCACGAAGACCATGCCGCCCGTGTCGACGCACACGACCTGGTCGACCGGCAGTGCCGCGGCACCGACGAAGGTGCTCTCGAAATTCTCGAAGCCTTGCCAGCCCATGCGCGCGCCGGCGGGCTCGTCGCCGTAGTAGCCGATCTCGCGCTTGGAGACGCGTGCCTCCGAGATCGGACTGGCCTCGGCGCTTTCCTCGATGTTGCGGGCGATGAAATGAAAGTAGCCCTGGCTGCGCACCGCGCAATCGGTGATCTGGTAGCCGCGCAGGCACTTGTCGTATTCAGCTTGGGTGATCATGAATGTTCCTTCGATTCATTTGCCGGGGCCGCCGGAGCCGCCGCCGCCCTTGGCGCCGCCCAGGCCCGAGACCGCGGGCAGCGGCTTGTTGCACTTGCTCTTGTAGTACGCATCGAGCTGCGCACGCAGGCACTTGGTGTCGCACTTCGACTCCGGAAAAGTCTCCTGCACGCTGCGCACGCCGATGTCGCGGGCCTTGCCGTAGCTGAGGGTATCGCTGCCGAACCATCCGTTGCGATGGCGCTGGATGCCACGGTCCAGGGCCTGGTGCGCCATGCCGTGCGAGCCGTTGCTGTTGTTGGCGCCCTCGACGCACACCGTGGGCGCCGAGCCCTTGGTGTAGCCGGGGCAGTTGCCGTTCTTGGTCATCTCGTCCGGCAGGATGTGATGGCCCGTCTGCCCGGGGCAGCAGCCGTCGCCGCCCAGGCTCTCGGCGGCGCCGGTCTTGTTGTACGGCACCAGCTTGCAGCGCCGTGCACGCGTGCACGCGTTCAGGCGCGACAGCACGCCCATGCCGTCGGCCATCAGGTCGGTGGGCGTCTTGTTGGCCATGTTGCCGGCGAGCGCGGCCAGCTCGTCCTGCGCCTTCTTCGCGATGTCGAGGATGGAGCCCATCTCCTTGATGGTGCCGTAGGCCTCCGAGCTGATCTGGTAGGTCTCGTACGCCGTGCTGCCCCAGTCGTAGACGTTCCAGGCCGTCGCGACGCCCTCGGTCACGATCGCGCCGACGCCGCCGACTGCCGCGCCGCCCAGCCCCACGCCCCAGCGCGCGGCCGAGCGGGCACCCATCTTGAGAGCCTTCTCCTTGGCGGCTGCGATGGCCTTGTCCTTGACTTCCTGGCCGACCTTGTCCAGCAGCGGCTTGAGCTGCGCCTCGATGGTTCCTGCCAGGTCGTCGGACATGCCCTTGAGCAGCGAGTTGAACTCGTCGGCGTACTCCTTCGAATCGGGCTTCATCCACAGGCCGTCGCAATGCGACATCCAGCCGTTGCCGGCCGTCGAGGTGAACGGGTACTTGGCCTTGACCTTCGACACCATGGCCTCGAGCGCCTCGACCCGCTTGGCGCCGAGCATCTTCTTGAGCACCGGATGGCGGTTCTTGTCCGAGCGCTCCTCCTCGGGCTTGCAGGCCTTGTCGATCTTCTTGAAGTCGTCCGCGCACGCCGCCCTGACGTCGGGCGTGTCGAGGTAGTAGGTGGTCGGCGTGTTGGCGGGTGTGGCCATCGGGCTCAGCCGTGGTTGTGCGTCATCGGATCGGTATGACGGCAGACGTTCAAGCCTTCGAACTTGACGTTGGGCGACCAGTCGACGAAGTAGGCATCGCCCTTGATGGTGTGGCTGACAACGCCCATCGGGAAGGCGCGCGTGGCAGGCTCGTTGCCGATGCTGTTGGCAAGGAAGGACTTGTTGCGCACCGCGGCCGGCGTGCCGCAGATGAAGACGGTGGTGGTGCCGTTCTTCAGGTCCTTCGCGAAGGCGGTGTTGGTGTACGGCACGACGACGGGCCCGGCCGGCGGCGCGGGCGGGCTCCAGCAGGGGTCCATCCCGGGGATGACCGCCTTGCCGTCCGCGGCGCGGGAGCAGATTTCGTCGTCGTTCGCATAGACGTGGGTTTCCATGGTTCGAACCTATGTTTGATGCAGCACGACCGCGCAGCGCAGGCCATCGTCGTTGGCCAGGTGCACGACGCCCAAAGTGCCGGGGCGGGTGTCCGCGCGCGGCATGAGTTCGCTCAGCCAGGCCAGCGCCGCGGGGCCGGTGGCCGAGCCGATTTCGCCGAGCTTGTCGGCCAGCGTGAGCTGTTCGGGCATTGCTCCGCGCGCCATGAGGCGGGTGAAGGCGTTGGCCGCCTCCTTCGCGAAGAACACCTCGCCGTTCTGGTCGCCGAGCCGGAACTGCAATGCGTCCGGCGCGACGCCAGCCCGCGCGCAGGCTGCGCGCACGGCGGCCGTGAGTCCCTGTCCGCGCGACGGCACCGAGCCGTCCGGGCGTCCGCTCTCGCTGCCTTCGCTCCAGCCGCCGATCAGCAGCGCGCCGCGGCCGGCGGCGGGTGAATGCCGCCGCAGCAGCACGGCGCCGGCGGCCTCGCCAGGCAGGAAGCCGTCGCGGTTGCCGGGCACCATGAGGCGCTCGTCGCGCAGGTAGTGCTCGATGGCCGCGGTGTTGAGCAGGCTGTCGGCCCCGACGAGCAGCACCTGCTCGACCGCGCCGCCGTCCAGCAATTCGAACGTGAGGCCCAGCGCCGCGGCAAGACCCGCGCGCCCCAGGGGCAGGATGCGCGAGCTGCCGTGAAACCGCAGGTCGAGCTGGCGCGCGGTGAGCGTGATGATCGCGGCGTAGGGGCTCGCCGCCATGTCCGGCCGCTCGGGTTCGGGCGCGAGCATCAGCAAGGCCGTGCGGGCCGCATCGAAGCCGTGCTGCGCACGCAGGCAGTCCTCGATGGCCAGGGCGGCCCAGCGCGCCACGCGCTCGCTGCCCCAGCAGTCTGTATCGGGCAGGGGCGCGACCTTGATGGCGGCGCCGGTGTCGGTCACGAAGTGACTGTCCTGGAAGTGGTCCATGTTGGCCCGCAGCGCGCAACTCGCTGCACCCAGGTGATAGCCGACGGCGCAGCAGAGGCCGGCCGCGGCGATCTCCAGGACTGTCGACGAACGGTGTGCGGACGCGCTCATGCGGCACGCGCCTGAACGTCGGGCGCGGCGAAGAAGCTCGGCTCCCCGCAGCCGGTGCAACCGCTGTCGCTGCCGTTCTGCCGCGCGGCCCACCAGGCCGGATCGACGGGGCCGATGGCAATCACGTCGAACTCCTGCAGCCGCCGGCGGATCGGTGTGCTGGCCCGCCACACGACGCTGAAGCGTCCGGCATCGGGTTCGAAGAAGAGCGTGTCGACCGCCGCCACGGGCGCTTCGGTGCTGTAGTCGGTGCGCAGCACGCGCACGCCCATGCCGTCGAGCGGCGGAAGCCTGAAATGCACCCTGGGCCGGCCCTGCATCAGGTGATGGAACACCACCTCCTCGCCACCATGGGGGTAGTCCATCTGCTGGTCGCGGGGGGCGCACTGGTTGAACTGCTCGTCATGGTCTTCGGGCAGGAAAGGAAAGACGTCCTCCTGCCACTGTGCGTCGTAGGTCCCGGCGAAGTCCTTGCGCGGAGCCCAGTGACGCGCCACGGCCGAGAAGGCGGCCGGCTGGTGGTTGCCGCGCGGCTTCTGCACCGGCTGCCCGACCGCCTCCAGGCAGGGGGCGGGATGGCCTTCGAGCTGGGCATCGGAAAGGGACCCGGGCCATCCGATGCCGACCGGGTTGGCCAGCAGGACGCTGGGCTGCCGCGCATCTTCATGCGCGCCGCCGAACGCCAGCCCGTAGTGCAGCGGCATGCGCTCGAAAGGCTCGGCCTCGTTCAAGGCCCAGGCGCCGCCCAGGCGCCTGCGCCAGGTGCGTGGCCCATGGACCTGAAGACTCTTCTGCAGGTCGCCCAGCCGCCAGCCGGCCTGCAGCTCCCTGACGGGCCGGCCATCGGGGCTGTGCGCACAGGCATCGAACAGCACGTCGCAGCGTGGCTTGTGACGCACGAAGTCGCTGCCGTAACGCATGGCGCTCTCTCCGGGCGCGCCATGGAAGAGATCGGCGTGGGCCAATGCCTCGGGCGGCAGCGGCCTCGGACGTTCGCCCGGCGCGGGAATGCGCCAGGTGGCCTTGGCCACGACCACGAGGTGCTCGCGGCCCTCCACGTCCAGTGCGGTGGTGATGCTCGTGGCGAGATGCTTCGAGCTGCAGACGACTTCCATGGTGGTGCTGCGGTGCCCGGCTCAGTTGATGTTGACCGAGCCGCCCAGGATGCGCTGCGTGGCGCTTGCCTGGCTCGTGATGTAGGTGCCACGGAATTCGATGCGGCCGTCGGCGCTGAGCACGATGGCGGCGTCGCCGCAGCGCAGTTCGATCTCGTGCTGCGCGTTCAGCACCACCCGTTCGCCGTCGATCAGCGCTTCCGCCGGTGGACGCGCGCTGCGCGGCGGTTCGGCATCGAGAACGAAGCCGAGCACCATGGGCTGGTCCGGCGCCCCGCCGCGGAAGCCGAGTGCCACGGTCCTGCCGATGTCCGCCTCCGTCACCTCCAGCAGCGTGAACGCCGGTACGTCGGCCAGCGAAGGCACGTCGGCGCTGACGCGGACGCCGGACGCACCGGCGCCTGTCACGGTGCCGATGGAGATGCCGTCCACCTTCGCGGCGGGCAACGCGCGCGCCGGTTGCGACGGCCGATCGAGAACGGCTTCGAGCAGGCTGCGCTCGACGCCGTCCGCCGATGCATCCGATGCAGACGACTGAAAGCCTGCAGTGCCCGGCGTGCCCGTCATCGTCGTGGCTTTCATCAGTTCTCCCGCACCTTCAGCCCCTTGATGCTGATGTGATCGTCGGCGTTGAAGATCTGCTCGCCCGTGGTTCCGAGGCTGTAGGTATGGCCGTTGAAGATGATGGTGCCGTCGGAGCGCATCGTGAACCGCGACTTGCCGACGGTCACACTGAATTCGTCGCCCGCCGTGATGTCGAAGCTCTTGCCCACGTTGACCGATTTCGACAGCCCGACCTGCTCGCCCTGCGTCAGCGCCACCGTGGTGTTCATCGCGGCACCCACCGACACCTGGTAGCCCAGCCCGATGGTCAGCGCCTTGGCCAGTCCGATGGTTTCCGCCTTGGCCATGGCAACGGTCTCGGCCTTGTTGCCGCCGATGGTCACCACGCGGTTCTCGCCGATCCGGATGGTTTCGTTCAGCCCCACGGATTCGCTGCGGTTCATGCCGATGCCGATGGTCTCGTTGAGATCCACCGTCTCGGAGCGGTTCCTGTGCACCGTGATGGTCTCGTTCAGGTCGACCGTTTCCGTGCGGTTCTTGTGGATGGTGATGGTCTCGTTGCCGTCGACGGTTTCGGTGCGGTCGTTGTGCACCGTGATGGTCTCGTCATGGTCGACCGTCTCGGTGCGGTCGTGCTTCACGTGCACGGTCTCGTCGTGGTCGATGGTCTTGCTGCGGTCGTGGCCGACCCAGTGCGTCTCGTCGTTCTCGACCTCGATGTCCTGGTTGCGCTCGGCGTGCAGCCACAGCTGCTCGGCGCCTTTCTTGTCCTCGAAGCGCAGCGCGTTGGCATTGGCCTCGCTCGCGCCCTCGGAGCTGCGCGTGAGCAGGCCGCTCTGCGTGGCGTTGGCAGGCAGCGCCCAGGGCGGCATGTTGTCGGCGTTGTAGACGCGGCCGGTGACGATCGGACGGTCGGGGTCGCCGTGCTCGAAGTCGACGATCACCTCCTGCCCGATGCGCGGGATCTGGATGCCGCCGAAGTTGGTGCCGGCCCACGGCGACGACACGCGCACCCAGCACGAGCTGTTCTCGTCCTTGCTGCAGTAGCGGTTCCAGTGAAAGCTGAGCTTCACCCGTCCGTATTCGTCGGTCCAGATCTCGCGGCCCGCGGGCCCGGTGACGATGGCGGTCTGCGGGCCGGTGGTGCGCGGGCGCGGCACGGCTGGCGCGCTGGCGCGGAAGGTCTTGCTCGCGGGAATCGCGTCGAAGTCGACGCGGCATTCGAACTCCTGCTGCGAGCTCGCGTCGCCGATGTCCTGAAGGCACAGCCGCGCGCCGGTCACGAGGTACTGGCGGTTCG encodes:
- a CDS encoding HNH/endonuclease VII fold toxin-2 domain-containing protein; amino-acid sequence: MATPANTPTTYYLDTPDVRAACADDFKKIDKACKPEEERSDKNRHPVLKKMLGAKRVEALEAMVSKVKAKYPFTSTAGNGWMSHCDGLWMKPDSKEYADEFNSLLKGMSDDLAGTIEAQLKPLLDKVGQEVKDKAIAAAKEKALKMGARSAARWGVGLGGAAVGGVGAIVTEGVATAWNVYDWGSTAYETYQISSEAYGTIKEMGSILDIAKKAQDELAALAGNMANKTPTDLMADGMGVLSRLNACTRARRCKLVPYNKTGAAESLGGDGCCPGQTGHHILPDEMTKNGNCPGYTKGSAPTVCVEGANNSNGSHGMAHQALDRGIQRHRNGWFGSDTLSYGKARDIGVRSVQETFPESKCDTKCLRAQLDAYYKSKCNKPLPAVSGLGGAKGGGGSGGPGK
- a CDS encoding DUF4150 domain-containing protein is translated as METHVYANDDEICSRAADGKAVIPGMDPCWSPPAPPAGPVVVPYTNTAFAKDLKNGTTTVFICGTPAAVRNKSFLANSIGNEPATRAFPMGVVSHTIKGDAYFVDWSPNVKFEGLNVCRHTDPMTHNHG
- a CDS encoding DUF2169 family type VI secretion system accessory protein, whose amino-acid sequence is MEVVCSSKHLATSITTALDVEGREHLVVVAKATWRIPAPGERPRPLPPEALAHADLFHGAPGESAMRYGSDFVRHKPRCDVLFDACAHSPDGRPVRELQAGWRLGDLQKSLQVHGPRTWRRRLGGAWALNEAEPFERMPLHYGLAFGGAHEDARQPSVLLANPVGIGWPGSLSDAQLEGHPAPCLEAVGQPVQKPRGNHQPAAFSAVARHWAPRKDFAGTYDAQWQEDVFPFLPEDHDEQFNQCAPRDQQMDYPHGGEEVVFHHLMQGRPRVHFRLPPLDGMGVRVLRTDYSTEAPVAAVDTLFFEPDAGRFSVVWRASTPIRRRLQEFDVIAIGPVDPAWWAARQNGSDSGCTGCGEPSFFAAPDVQARAA
- a CDS encoding DUF6484 domain-containing protein, whose translation is MKATTMTGTPGTAGFQSSASDASADGVERSLLEAVLDRPSQPARALPAAKVDGISIGTVTGAGASGVRVSADVPSLADVPAFTLLEVTEADIGRTVALGFRGGAPDQPMVLGFVLDAEPPRSARPPAEALIDGERVVLNAQHEIELRCGDAAIVLSADGRIEFRGTYITSQASATQRILGGSVNIN
- a CDS encoding type VI secretion system Vgr family protein — protein: MPMLGGRPALEPIRIEGEEQLGRLYLYTVTLATPEQAGYNERQAANVDIKQLVGETLTVHVLLDGRPGAGGEKRHIGGLVTRVRFLRLENRRALYEAVIEPWLTLATRTSDYRIFQNKSVVDIVAEVLGDYDFAHEIKATRSYPAREFQVQYGESDHDFIARLLHEWGLYWHFEHAEGSHKLVIVDDMASHQPFANAAYQKVPFHGADDTVREEHCDRFNACEALQSGRWVTDDFDFKRPKARLQQVSAMPRKTSQSGMERYGWPGDYVVESEGEQLARTRMEEAGSDGERASGSGNLRAVVPGCLLTLERHPQNESNRQYLVTGARLCLQDIGDASSQQEFECRVDFDAIPASKTFRASAPAVPRPRTTGPQTAIVTGPAGREIWTDEYGRVKLSFHWNRYCSKDENSSCWVRVSSPWAGTNFGGIQIPRIGQEVIVDFEHGDPDRPIVTGRVYNADNMPPWALPANATQSGLLTRSSEGASEANANALRFEDKKGAEQLWLHAERNQDIEVENDETHWVGHDRSKTIDHDETVHVKHDRTETVDHDETITVHNDRTETVDGNETITIHKNRTETVDLNETITVHRNRSETVDLNETIGIGMNRSESVGLNETIRIGENRVVTIGGNKAETVAMAKAETIGLAKALTIGLGYQVSVGAAMNTTVALTQGEQVGLSKSVNVGKSFDITAGDEFSVTVGKSRFTMRSDGTIIFNGHTYSLGTTGEQIFNADDHISIKGLKVREN